A genomic region of Marinobacter antarcticus contains the following coding sequences:
- a CDS encoding GTP-binding protein, with amino-acid sequence MSKSKFERKKPHLNVGTIGHVDHGKTTLTAALTRVCHEV; translated from the coding sequence ATGTCTAAGTCTAAGTTTGAACGTAAAAAGCCGCACCTGAACGTGGGCACTATTGGTCACGTAGACCATGGTAAGACGACTCTGACCGCTGCTCTGACTCGTGTTTGTCACGAAGT